A stretch of Desulfobacterales bacterium DNA encodes these proteins:
- a CDS encoding DndE family protein, whose translation MADRLYTSNDADEVLSALRFETKLEKATLARMAFALSLSKEGPVVAPSTSFTGAEMKRPTFVGEDEVFMRALICHVYQRRDMSEDQFFSNRSIVKNHIDSGAVLLGQIFQECGRDADSLQMRLVDEVEFGGRRETAGQGLDIFIGRTLLQRNELIMEINNTAKHANSHLAIMGKPGTGKTQFILKILADIRLQSNYQTNFVYFDYKGDVVDNERFLDVAKVQPFRLLQGGQSLPINPFVLPAYDEQTVNVSAREKAESFASINSKLGVVQKGALTEAIRAAYAQRADTAAPYPDFHDVYQMVTSMYEEDNKKDDSLIEVLRDLADFDLFWRHGSDIPPIDRLSRRTILIDVHAMPVLKELVAYLVIERLYKEMALLPDSPVKEGRRTIRTILVIDEAHNYLSQKNMFLQRIIREGRSKGIVVFFASQSPNDYQQKFFNFQELLEFAFIFQCEGVSAGSVQDILGCSTKTARDLQTEIARLEPWQVIARSSEKTDEFVKFTAEAFYKSY comes from the coding sequence ATGGCCGACCGACTTTATACATCAAATGATGCAGACGAGGTGCTCAGCGCCCTGCGTTTTGAAACCAAACTGGAAAAAGCGACATTGGCCCGCATGGCCTTTGCACTGTCTCTCTCGAAGGAAGGCCCGGTTGTTGCTCCGAGTACGAGCTTTACCGGGGCGGAGATGAAACGTCCTACCTTTGTCGGAGAGGATGAAGTGTTTATGCGGGCGTTGATCTGCCATGTCTATCAACGGCGAGATATGAGCGAAGACCAGTTTTTTTCAAATCGATCCATCGTGAAAAATCACATTGATAGCGGAGCGGTGCTGCTGGGCCAAATATTTCAGGAGTGCGGACGTGATGCAGACAGCCTTCAGATGCGTCTGGTAGACGAAGTCGAATTTGGTGGCCGCCGTGAAACGGCCGGACAAGGTCTGGATATCTTTATCGGCCGAACCCTTCTGCAACGCAATGAACTTATCATGGAAATCAACAATACCGCCAAACACGCCAACTCGCACCTGGCCATCATGGGTAAACCGGGCACGGGGAAAACGCAGTTCATTTTAAAAATTCTGGCAGATATTCGCCTGCAGTCGAATTATCAGACGAATTTTGTGTATTTTGATTACAAGGGCGATGTGGTTGACAATGAGCGTTTCCTGGATGTGGCCAAGGTCCAACCGTTTCGGTTGCTTCAGGGAGGGCAAAGCCTGCCCATTAACCCCTTTGTGTTGCCGGCCTACGATGAGCAAACCGTCAATGTGTCGGCCCGTGAAAAGGCCGAGAGCTTTGCATCCATCAACAGCAAACTGGGGGTAGTGCAGAAAGGCGCGCTGACCGAGGCGATTCGGGCCGCTTATGCGCAGCGGGCCGACACTGCGGCACCCTATCCGGATTTTCATGATGTGTATCAAATGGTTACATCGATGTACGAGGAAGATAATAAAAAGGACGACAGCCTCATCGAGGTGCTGCGGGATTTGGCGGATTTCGACCTTTTCTGGCGTCACGGAAGCGATATCCCTCCCATCGACCGGCTTTCCAGACGGACCATACTGATTGATGTGCATGCCATGCCGGTATTAAAGGAACTGGTCGCCTATCTGGTCATAGAGCGGCTCTATAAGGAAATGGCGCTTTTGCCTGACAGCCCCGTAAAAGAAGGTCGTCGTACCATACGCACCATCCTTGTCATTGACGAGGCACATAATTATCTGAGCCAGAAAAATATGTTTTTGCAGCGGATCATCCGGGAAGGCCGTTCCAAGGGTATTGTGGTGTTCTTTGCCAGCCAGTCCCCTAACGATTACCAACAGAAGTTTTTCAATTTTCAGGAGCTGCTTGAATTTGCATTTATTTTTCAATGTGAAGGCGTGTCGGCCGGATCGGTCCAGGACATCCTGGGGTGCAGCACCAAAACGGCAAGAGATCTGCAGACCGAAATTGCACGATTGGAACCCTGGCAGGTGATAGCCCGCAGTTCGGAAAAAACTGATGAGTTTGTAAAATTCACGGCGGAGGCGTTTTACAAGAGCTATTAA
- the dndD gene encoding DNA sulfur modification protein DndD, which translates to MKFRKLTIENYKSFQFATGIMFPAGDDGRSIFLIGGMNGAGKTSIMEAINFCLYGAKMDEIFRNINRREKARGNANVSFELVMEMDDLSELVVKRSWSAGAVDDPKPRDLNERLVVVRDGKRVSVQNQEIWQDFIRSMIPPGITQFFFFDGEKIQTIAADDHSEVRLKSSLEAALGIQYINRLAADIIYIKNEERKGFVEISDEDLDFKQSELRKERSKLNRKHQDRDRVRQELDDFKGQLEVARQRFAAAFHAEPETREAIRETEKKRIQAANRLAQVESEIRLLCEKTLPFAIMGRMFDPIRRQIEAERESAGGEAIKENASTLAKRIVRVVEEPEPIYRERLSPEKMGELERRIFRLLKEGGPKGDVGRILDLSDRDAARVLNKMETLETSDVFLLKPLLEEKRELISQIRQLESMSQAGMLTETERELFEQLQSEMEGCSTQIGRKTEQLRLLEEEILTLEKRMTDLQMEIEKLYEKHHVSREKAEFIQECDAIAGVLTQFMVRLRKNKVHLLQEKTFEMYRQLSSRSGLIKDIVIDDNTYEIRITDRNGHEIKKSGLAAGEKEVFAVSLLWGLGQTSQLKLPIVIDTPLSRLDSTHRDNIVNNYFPNAGEQVIILSTDTEIDKDYYRTLKTRLSGAGSLEFDQLRELTTFREGYFWET; encoded by the coding sequence ATGAAATTCCGCAAGCTGACCATCGAAAACTATAAGTCCTTCCAGTTTGCGACCGGGATCATGTTTCCCGCAGGCGATGACGGTCGGAGCATTTTCCTGATCGGCGGTATGAACGGCGCAGGAAAAACTTCGATCATGGAGGCGATCAACTTTTGTCTGTATGGGGCCAAGATGGACGAGATTTTCCGCAACATCAACCGTCGCGAGAAGGCCAGGGGAAACGCCAACGTCTCTTTTGAACTGGTCATGGAGATGGATGATTTATCGGAACTGGTGGTGAAGCGCTCCTGGAGTGCGGGGGCCGTCGATGACCCGAAACCCCGGGACCTGAACGAACGGCTGGTCGTGGTGCGTGACGGCAAGCGGGTATCGGTGCAGAACCAGGAGATCTGGCAGGATTTCATCCGGTCGATGATTCCGCCGGGCATCACCCAGTTTTTCTTTTTTGATGGGGAAAAGATCCAGACCATCGCCGCTGACGACCATTCCGAGGTGCGGCTGAAATCTTCCCTGGAAGCCGCTCTCGGCATTCAATACATTAACCGCCTGGCGGCCGATATCATCTATATTAAAAATGAAGAGCGCAAAGGTTTTGTAGAAATTTCCGACGAAGATCTGGATTTTAAACAAAGCGAGCTGAGAAAAGAGCGCAGTAAGCTGAATCGCAAACATCAGGACCGGGACCGCGTTCGGCAGGAACTGGATGATTTTAAAGGGCAGCTTGAAGTTGCCAGGCAGAGATTTGCCGCGGCTTTTCATGCCGAACCTGAAACACGGGAAGCCATACGCGAAACCGAGAAAAAACGCATTCAGGCGGCCAACCGTCTGGCGCAGGTGGAGAGTGAAATTCGCTTGCTTTGCGAAAAAACGTTGCCGTTTGCCATCATGGGTCGGATGTTTGATCCGATCCGACGGCAAATCGAGGCAGAGCGGGAATCGGCCGGCGGTGAGGCGATCAAGGAGAATGCGTCCACTCTGGCCAAGCGCATCGTGCGGGTGGTCGAAGAGCCGGAACCGATTTATCGGGAAAGGCTTTCCCCTGAAAAAATGGGTGAGCTGGAGCGTCGTATTTTCCGGTTGCTCAAAGAGGGGGGCCCCAAGGGCGATGTGGGCAGAATTTTGGATCTATCCGATCGGGATGCGGCGCGGGTTTTAAACAAGATGGAGACCCTGGAGACCAGCGATGTGTTCCTTCTCAAACCGTTGCTTGAGGAAAAGCGGGAATTGATATCCCAGATCCGACAGCTCGAGAGCATGAGCCAGGCCGGCATGCTGACGGAAACTGAACGGGAACTCTTCGAGCAGCTCCAGAGCGAAATGGAAGGATGCTCCACACAGATCGGACGGAAGACAGAACAGTTGCGCCTGCTGGAAGAGGAGATCCTCACCCTCGAAAAGCGGATGACCGATCTCCAGATGGAAATCGAGAAGCTGTACGAGAAACACCATGTCTCGAGGGAAAAAGCGGAATTCATCCAGGAATGCGATGCCATCGCCGGGGTCTTAACTCAATTTATGGTTCGCCTGCGCAAAAACAAGGTTCATCTGCTGCAGGAAAAGACCTTTGAAATGTATCGTCAGCTTTCCAGCCGCAGCGGTTTGATCAAAGATATCGTTATCGACGATAATACCTATGAGATTCGCATCACCGATCGCAACGGCCATGAAATAAAAAAATCCGGGCTGGCCGCCGGTGAAAAGGAAGTGTTTGCGGTTTCGTTGCTCTGGGGGTTGGGCCAGACAAGCCAATTGAAGCTGCCCATCGTCATCGATACACCACTGTCCCGACTGGACAGCACCCACCGGGACAACATCGTAAACAACTATTTCCCCAATGCCGGGGAGCAGGTGATCATCCTGTCCACCGATACCGAGATTGATAAGGATTATTACCGCACACTCAAAACGCGGCTCAGCGGTGCGGGGAGCCTTGAGTTTGATCAGCTCCGGGAACTGACGACCTTTCGGGAAGGATATTTTTGGGAGACATAA
- a CDS encoding virulence RhuM family protein, whose translation MSKDVAHSYGTSPGEGQFLVYEAENGQVKIDVRLEDETVWLNQKLMSDLFQVTVPTINEHIKNIFDERELIPDATIRKFRIVQKEGQRHVARMVDYYNLDMIISVGYRVKSHVATRFRIWATQRLREYIVKGFMLDDERLKNPDQPFDYFDELLRRIQDIRTSERRFYQKITDIYATSIDYDPTLEISIDFFKTVQNKMHWAITGRTAAEIIHERADGDKANMGLTSWRGAKVRKQDVTIAKNYLAEKELSALNNLVEQYLVFAEGQAMRRLPMHMADWIKKLDAFLSLNEREILTHAGRISHEMAREAAEAQYEKFNRKRIRQKDLMNSDFDKTIKRLNDGNQGKNK comes from the coding sequence ATGAGCAAAGATGTGGCGCACAGTTATGGAACCAGCCCCGGCGAAGGACAGTTTCTTGTCTATGAGGCCGAGAATGGCCAGGTCAAAATCGACGTTCGCCTTGAAGATGAGACGGTCTGGCTGAATCAAAAATTAATGTCGGATTTATTTCAGGTAACTGTGCCCACCATCAATGAACATATCAAAAACATATTTGATGAAAGGGAACTGATCCCGGATGCAACTATTCGGAAATTCCGAATAGTTCAAAAAGAGGGCCAGCGACATGTCGCTCGCATGGTGGATTATTACAACCTGGACATGATTATTTCGGTCGGCTACCGCGTCAAAAGCCATGTGGCTACCCGGTTTCGCATCTGGGCCACCCAGCGTCTGCGTGAATATATCGTCAAGGGCTTTATGCTGGACGATGAGCGGCTGAAAAACCCGGATCAGCCGTTTGACTACTTTGACGAGCTGCTCCGCCGCATTCAGGATATCCGAACCTCGGAACGGCGCTTTTACCAGAAAATTACCGATATCTACGCCACCAGCATCGACTACGACCCTACGCTTGAGATCAGCATTGATTTTTTTAAGACCGTTCAGAACAAAATGCACTGGGCTATTACCGGCAGGACCGCAGCGGAAATTATCCATGAACGGGCCGACGGAGACAAAGCCAATATGGGGCTGACCAGTTGGCGCGGGGCCAAGGTTCGCAAGCAGGATGTGACCATTGCCAAGAACTATCTTGCCGAAAAGGAGCTATCGGCCCTGAACAATCTGGTGGAGCAGTACCTGGTTTTTGCTGAAGGGCAGGCCATGCGTCGTCTTCCCATGCACATGGCCGACTGGATCAAAAAACTGGATGCCTTTTTGTCGCTCAATGAACGGGAGATTCTTACTCATGCCGGCAGAATTTCACATGAAATGGCCAGGGAGGCGGCTGAAGCCCAATACGAAAAATTCAACCGGAAGCGGATTCGGCAAAAAGATCTCATGAACAGTGATTTTGATAAAACAATCAAGCGGTTGAATGATGGCAATCAAGGAAAGAATAAATGA
- a CDS encoding polysaccharide deacetylase family protein, with product MMTVVQCWDDGVTADVRLIEILRRHGARATFNLCAGLHEAERKPAGWAYKETEVWRLGWNEMRNVYDGFTIANHSLTHPRLEQISVDAACREIAEGRDRLQQFFEQSVPGFVYPFGSYNETVMSAVRKAGHMYARTTQSVGKPFPPENPMAFHPSCHFLAANFWSRYEKAKECGVFYFWGHAYELISEPMWAAFEEMIAGINADPETRWGNVADLFDEASDALNVPDKPDTDDT from the coding sequence ATGATGACAGTGGTACAATGCTGGGATGATGGCGTTACTGCAGATGTGCGTCTGATAGAAATCCTTCGCCGACACGGGGCCAGGGCGACGTTCAACCTGTGTGCCGGGTTGCACGAGGCAGAACGTAAACCGGCGGGCTGGGCTTACAAGGAAACGGAAGTCTGGCGGCTCGGCTGGAATGAGATGAGGAATGTGTATGACGGTTTTACGATTGCCAATCATAGCCTTACTCACCCGAGACTTGAACAGATTTCAGTTGATGCGGCCTGTCGTGAAATTGCTGAAGGGCGCGACCGCCTCCAGCAGTTTTTCGAACAGTCGGTGCCCGGTTTTGTCTATCCATTCGGTTCGTACAACGAGACGGTCATGTCAGCTGTACGCAAAGCGGGGCACATGTATGCCCGAACCACGCAGAGTGTGGGGAAGCCCTTCCCACCGGAAAATCCCATGGCATTCCACCCAAGCTGTCACTTTCTCGCGGCGAATTTCTGGTCGCGGTACGAAAAGGCAAAAGAATGCGGGGTATTCTACTTCTGGGGCCATGCCTACGAGCTGATATCCGAACCCATGTGGGCAGCCTTTGAGGAAATGATTGCAGGGATCAACGCAGATCCGGAAACTCGCTGGGGAAATGTGGCGGATTTGTTTGACGAGGCAAGCGACGCGCTGAATGTTCCGGACAAGCCGGATACGGACGACACTTGA
- a CDS encoding double-cubane-cluster-containing anaerobic reductase: MTENCRAMWTDLGLDLEGHTALLDVLGKAYQDIYLSQKNRPEAMDYFDFVMSEIHGLRIMELLDEKKAGRKIIGSYCVFVPEEIVLAANATLVGLCSGADFATEEVEKLLPRNTCALIKSSFGFKLGKVCPYLESADMVVGENTCDGKKKAYESLSHLVKNLYVMDLPQVKSEQARALLKTEYDRFKAAAEHLTGVTITAESLKQAIRTVNAKRTAIHRLSSLRKADPAPISGLDALLANQVFFYDNPARFTTSVNKICDELEKRIADKKGVFPEKAPRILVSGCPQAVPNWKLPFIVETSGAVIVGEESCVGERGTRNLTDESGETIKEMMDAIVDRYFQVDCAIFTPNPDRLDHIQEMVTACKADGVIHYGLQFCQPYLMESIPVEKALEEKNIPCLRIETDYSMEDVGQLKTRVEAFIEQLR, encoded by the coding sequence ATGACTGAAAACTGCCGCGCCATGTGGACGGATCTGGGACTTGATCTTGAAGGTCATACCGCCCTGCTGGACGTTTTGGGAAAAGCCTATCAGGACATTTATCTGTCACAAAAAAACCGGCCGGAGGCAATGGACTATTTTGACTTTGTCATGAGCGAGATCCACGGTTTGAGGATCATGGAACTGCTGGATGAAAAAAAAGCAGGCCGCAAGATCATCGGCTCCTACTGTGTCTTTGTTCCCGAGGAAATCGTTCTGGCTGCCAACGCCACCCTGGTGGGACTGTGCTCCGGGGCTGATTTTGCCACAGAGGAGGTTGAAAAGCTCCTGCCGCGAAACACCTGCGCCCTGATCAAATCATCCTTCGGATTCAAGCTTGGCAAGGTCTGCCCTTATCTGGAAAGCGCAGACATGGTCGTTGGTGAGAACACCTGTGACGGAAAGAAAAAAGCCTATGAATCCCTGAGCCATCTGGTTAAAAATCTTTATGTAATGGATCTTCCCCAGGTAAAATCCGAGCAGGCCAGAGCGCTTCTTAAAACTGAATACGACCGTTTCAAGGCAGCGGCCGAGCATCTGACCGGTGTCACCATCACGGCAGAATCATTGAAGCAGGCGATCCGAACCGTAAACGCCAAACGCACTGCCATTCACCGGCTCTCATCCCTGCGCAAGGCTGACCCGGCACCCATATCCGGACTGGATGCCCTTTTGGCCAACCAGGTCTTCTTTTACGACAATCCGGCCCGATTTACGACATCCGTCAATAAAATCTGCGATGAACTGGAAAAACGGATCGCGGACAAAAAGGGCGTTTTCCCGGAAAAGGCCCCCCGTATTCTCGTATCCGGCTGTCCCCAGGCGGTCCCGAACTGGAAGCTGCCCTTCATTGTGGAAACTTCCGGGGCGGTGATCGTTGGCGAAGAATCCTGTGTGGGAGAACGCGGCACCCGAAACCTCACGGATGAATCCGGTGAAACAATCAAAGAAATGATGGATGCCATCGTGGATCGATATTTTCAGGTGGATTGCGCCATCTTCACGCCCAATCCGGACCGTCTGGATCATATTCAGGAAATGGTTACCGCCTGCAAGGCCGACGGGGTGATCCATTACGGTTTACAGTTTTGCCAGCCATATCTCATGGAATCCATACCGGTGGAAAAAGCCCTGGAGGAAAAAAATATCCCCTGCCTGCGCATCGAGACCGATTACAGCATGGAAGATGTGGGACAGCTGAAAACAAGGGTGGAAGCATTTATCGAACAACTTCGGTAG
- a CDS encoding acyl-CoA dehydratase activase has translation MRFAGIDIGSRTIELVIVNEAGQIVESRQADTGFNPQMEAGKLINGVSYDRIMATGYGRNLFEISFDAPTVTEIKTHARGARAFFPDARTVLDIGGQDSKAISMFENGRVKKFEMNDRCAAGTGKFLEIMARTLGYDIESFGLQALMAKKDLNISSMCTVFAESEVTSLIAGGQNRQEIARGLHTSVIRRAAGMINRVSSEGDIVFTGGVAKNPCMRALLAEKLGRDILVPEDPQLVGAFGAALLAGEIQ, from the coding sequence ATGCGTTTTGCAGGAATCGACATCGGCTCGCGAACCATTGAGCTGGTGATAGTGAATGAAGCGGGCCAAATAGTCGAAAGCCGTCAGGCGGACACCGGTTTTAATCCTCAGATGGAGGCAGGGAAGCTGATCAACGGGGTAAGCTATGATCGAATCATGGCCACCGGCTACGGCCGGAACCTGTTTGAAATTTCCTTTGATGCGCCCACGGTTACGGAAATCAAAACCCATGCCAGGGGCGCACGGGCTTTTTTCCCGGATGCCCGGACCGTGCTGGATATCGGCGGGCAGGACTCCAAGGCCATCTCGATGTTTGAAAACGGCAGGGTGAAAAAATTCGAAATGAACGACCGCTGTGCCGCCGGTACCGGAAAATTTCTGGAGATCATGGCCAGAACGTTGGGGTATGACATCGAAAGCTTTGGCCTGCAAGCGCTGATGGCAAAAAAAGATCTCAATATTTCAAGCATGTGTACGGTGTTTGCCGAATCCGAGGTCACTTCCCTGATTGCCGGAGGACAAAACCGGCAGGAAATCGCCCGGGGGTTGCACACCAGCGTCATTCGCCGTGCCGCCGGCATGATCAACCGGGTATCATCCGAAGGCGATATTGTCTTTACCGGCGGGGTGGCCAAAAATCCGTGCATGCGCGCCCTGCTGGCGGAAAAGCTGGGCAGAGACATTCTTGTTCCGGAAGATCCGCAACTGGTCGGAGCCTTTGGCGCCGCGTTGCTGGCGGGGGAAATCCAGTGA
- a CDS encoding double-cubane-cluster-containing anaerobic reductase, whose protein sequence is MAKSILNKLQFISDENLIDIEQAKADGRSVIGFYCMYTPSEMAIAANAIPVPLCGTRNDPIAAAEEILPRNLCPLIKSSFGFATTGTCPFFKLSDIIIGDTTCDGKKKMFELLSRYKPTYVLQLPQNQDMFTALPFWHAELQRFRKIIEAHSGVAITEDGLRAAIRLMNRTRNSIKALMDVNKARPVLLSGSQLLEILFKVEFLADKEKGIKLMEEVIAQAHSGAFRSKTAGSGTGRRILLTGVPVGLGSDKVVKIVEQSGADVVAFENCSGYKKAFVVDEKKDPMEALAEQYLATPCSVMSPNDKRFDLLKDLIQEFSVDGVIDLTWQACHTYNVEAFGIGEFVQKTFGMPTLHLETDYAESDTEQLRVRIEAYLEML, encoded by the coding sequence ATGGCTAAATCGATTTTAAACAAGCTGCAGTTTATCTCGGACGAAAACCTGATCGATATCGAACAGGCCAAGGCCGACGGCCGATCGGTGATCGGATTTTACTGCATGTATACCCCATCGGAAATGGCGATAGCAGCCAACGCCATCCCCGTGCCGCTTTGCGGCACCCGCAACGATCCCATTGCCGCAGCCGAAGAGATTCTGCCGCGAAACCTCTGTCCCCTGATCAAGAGCAGCTTTGGTTTTGCCACGACCGGAACCTGCCCGTTTTTCAAGCTTTCGGACATCATCATCGGCGATACGACCTGCGACGGGAAGAAAAAGATGTTCGAGTTGCTTTCGCGTTACAAACCCACCTATGTGCTGCAGTTGCCCCAGAACCAGGATATGTTCACGGCACTTCCCTTCTGGCACGCAGAACTGCAACGTTTCAGAAAAATCATCGAAGCCCACAGCGGCGTGGCGATAACTGAAGATGGCCTGCGCGCCGCCATCCGCCTCATGAACCGGACCCGCAACAGCATCAAAGCGCTCATGGATGTAAACAAGGCCCGGCCCGTTCTGCTCAGCGGCTCTCAACTACTGGAGATCCTGTTCAAAGTGGAATTTCTGGCAGATAAGGAAAAGGGGATTAAGCTCATGGAAGAGGTGATTGCCCAAGCCCATAGCGGGGCGTTCCGGTCAAAAACCGCAGGGAGCGGGACCGGCAGACGCATTTTGCTGACCGGCGTGCCGGTGGGACTGGGCAGCGACAAGGTGGTGAAAATCGTTGAACAGAGCGGCGCCGATGTCGTGGCCTTTGAAAACTGTTCCGGTTACAAGAAGGCGTTTGTTGTGGATGAAAAAAAAGATCCCATGGAGGCCCTTGCCGAACAGTATCTTGCCACGCCATGTTCGGTGATGAGCCCCAATGACAAGCGCTTTGATTTACTGAAAGACTTGATTCAGGAGTTTTCCGTGGACGGTGTTATCGATCTGACCTGGCAGGCCTGCCATACCTATAATGTAGAAGCTTTCGGCATCGGAGAGTTCGTGCAGAAGACCTTTGGCATGCCCACGCTGCACCTGGAAACCGATTATGCCGAAAGCGATACCGAGCAGCTTCGCGTGCGCATCGAAGCCTACCTGGAGATGCTTTGA
- a CDS encoding ABC transporter substrate-binding protein, with protein sequence MRPGKWIISGTIFLMMMSVTFNAIADNSFHKVQKKGELVIGLCAQYPPFESRNEKTGVLEGFDIDTGKALAEKIGVKAKFMDAEWQGLLGGLKKGDYDILITCMSKSETRGKNVNFSDTYYRLPDVIVVSKNETAINSKADLKGKNIGVQLGSASEQLADQMKDLFKEIKRYNYNPEAFTDLKFRRIDAVLVGYAYAVNQIKADPSYKVVGQPLSEAEVVMVLPKGADDLTARINTALEKIRADGTYGYIHDRWLKVD encoded by the coding sequence ATGAGACCGGGAAAATGGATTATTTCGGGAACAATATTTTTAATGATGATGAGTGTCACCTTTAATGCCATTGCGGATAATTCCTTTCACAAGGTTCAGAAAAAAGGAGAATTGGTTATCGGATTATGCGCGCAGTACCCGCCGTTTGAATCCAGGAATGAAAAAACCGGCGTACTGGAAGGTTTTGATATCGATACAGGCAAAGCGCTTGCAGAGAAAATAGGCGTCAAGGCCAAATTCATGGATGCCGAGTGGCAGGGGCTCCTGGGCGGTTTGAAAAAAGGCGATTATGATATTCTCATCACCTGCATGTCCAAATCCGAAACCCGCGGGAAAAATGTCAATTTCAGCGATACATATTACCGGCTGCCCGATGTCATCGTCGTAAGCAAAAATGAAACGGCTATCAATAGCAAGGCGGATCTGAAGGGAAAAAATATCGGCGTTCAGCTTGGCTCAGCCAGTGAACAGCTTGCCGATCAGATGAAAGATCTGTTCAAGGAAATCAAACGCTACAATTATAATCCCGAGGCCTTTACAGACCTCAAATTCAGGCGCATTGATGCCGTGCTGGTAGGATATGCATATGCAGTCAACCAGATCAAAGCCGACCCGTCTTACAAAGTTGTCGGGCAGCCCCTGTCCGAAGCAGAAGTGGTCATGGTACTGCCAAAGGGGGCCGATGATCTGACGGCCCGGATCAACACGGCGCTTGAAAAAATCAGGGCAGACGGGACCTACGGTTACATTCACGACCGTTGGCTTAAAGTCGACTGA
- a CDS encoding transporter substrate-binding domain-containing protein, whose amino-acid sequence MDRRTNRIGKGRFSSALGAVCIFVSLAMAVPSYGENILDKIEETSKVTMGFREGSVPFGFMTEKGEWTGFGMDLGYEIVNELSIKFGKKIELVKKPINPKTRIPMVANGTVDIGIGSTTITLAREETVDFSLPYFLTGTRLLVPKGSSIREFPDLAGKRVGMGSGSTANIKGIDRAIESGLIKPACKKVLFEEHNKGFLALQQGKIHAYFTDASQLAGMQAKARMPQDWEIVGSYLTYEPYGIILPENQGEWRDFVNATLVGIIKNGRFAAIYDKWFGPNGEVPLPMSAEYKTLLKALSYPD is encoded by the coding sequence ATGGACCGAAGAACAAACAGGATTGGCAAAGGAAGATTTTCATCGGCATTGGGTGCGGTCTGTATCTTTGTTTCGTTGGCCATGGCTGTACCGTCATATGGGGAAAACATTCTTGATAAAATAGAAGAAACCAGCAAGGTTACCATGGGGTTTCGCGAAGGTTCCGTCCCCTTCGGTTTTATGACTGAAAAAGGTGAATGGACCGGATTCGGCATGGACCTCGGGTATGAAATCGTCAATGAATTGAGTATAAAATTCGGAAAAAAAATTGAACTCGTAAAAAAACCGATCAATCCTAAGACCCGTATCCCCATGGTGGCGAACGGCACAGTCGATATCGGCATCGGGTCAACCACTATTACTCTGGCCAGAGAAGAGACCGTCGACTTCAGTCTGCCGTATTTTCTCACCGGCACCAGGCTATTGGTTCCAAAAGGCAGCTCCATAAGAGAGTTCCCGGACCTGGCCGGTAAAAGGGTCGGCATGGGAAGCGGCTCTACAGCCAACATAAAAGGCATCGACAGAGCTATAGAATCCGGTCTGATCAAACCGGCTTGCAAAAAAGTACTTTTTGAAGAACATAACAAGGGATTTCTGGCGCTGCAGCAGGGTAAAATTCATGCTTATTTCACGGATGCCAGCCAGCTGGCCGGCATGCAGGCCAAAGCCCGGATGCCGCAGGATTGGGAAATCGTCGGCAGTTACCTGACATATGAGCCCTATGGAATAATTCTCCCGGAAAATCAGGGAGAATGGCGCGACTTTGTCAACGCCACGCTCGTAGGAATAATTAAAAACGGAAGGTTTGCGGCAATATACGACAAATGGTTTGGCCCGAACGGCGAAGTGCCTTTACCGATGAGCGCAGAATATAAAACTTTACTGAAAGCATTGAGTTACCCGGACTGA